One genomic region from Maledivibacter sp. encodes:
- a CDS encoding insulinase family protein, with product MVQKEIYSEILKEKISFRKLENGLEIFVLPKRDYTKKYAIFGTRYGSIDNKFIVPGDKNTTEVPEGIAHFLEHKLFESEEGGVFERFSKLGSSVNAYTNFNSTCYLFSCTDNFYENLSILIDFVQSPYLTDENVEKEKGIIEQEIRMYEDNPNWKVFFNGLRGLYANHPVKIDIAGTVDSIYRINKEQLYKCYNTFYVPNNMVVFVVGDVDVDETCNTIERNLKPTFKRIEGEVERILPTEQNDVYEKRIEEKLSVSMPLFNIAFKNTNNFIHSKDLLRNDIQTRVILDTVFGSSSKLYKKLYDDGLINENFESEYTFDISYGHSIIGGESKHPEKIYEIISEEINRIKSNGLNKEDFERVKKKSIGQHISSYNSVEFIGNTFTSYYFKGINLFDYITELTNLDFESVSKRFNDHFNLDKSVLSLIKPNK from the coding sequence ATGGTTCAAAAAGAAATATATAGTGAAATACTTAAGGAAAAAATAAGCTTTAGAAAATTAGAAAATGGACTTGAGATATTTGTGCTTCCTAAAAGGGATTATACTAAAAAATATGCTATATTTGGGACCCGATATGGTTCCATAGATAATAAATTTATTGTTCCAGGGGATAAAAATACCACTGAAGTGCCCGAGGGCATCGCTCATTTTTTGGAGCATAAGCTATTTGAGAGTGAAGAGGGTGGTGTCTTTGAAAGATTTTCAAAATTGGGTTCTAGTGTAAATGCATATACCAATTTTAATTCCACATGTTATTTATTCTCCTGTACTGATAATTTCTATGAAAATCTTAGTATACTTATTGATTTTGTTCAATCTCCATATCTAACCGATGAGAATGTTGAAAAGGAAAAAGGTATAATTGAGCAGGAAATAAGGATGTATGAGGATAATCCAAATTGGAAGGTGTTTTTCAATGGACTCCGAGGTTTATATGCTAATCATCCAGTGAAAATTGATATAGCAGGGACTGTAGATAGTATATATAGGATAAATAAGGAACAGTTATATAAATGCTATAACACATTTTATGTTCCAAATAATATGGTGGTATTTGTAGTTGGAGATGTGGATGTTGATGAGACATGTAACACTATAGAAAGGAATCTAAAGCCAACCTTTAAGAGGATTGAAGGGGAAGTTGAGAGAATTTTGCCTACTGAACAAAATGATGTATATGAAAAGAGGATAGAAGAGAAACTATCGGTTTCTATGCCTTTGTTTAATATTGCATTTAAAAATACGAATAATTTTATTCACAGCAAAGATCTTTTAAGAAACGATATACAAACTAGAGTTATCTTGGATACGGTTTTTGGCAGCAGCTCTAAACTGTATAAAAAATTATATGATGATGGTTTGATAAATGAGAATTTTGAAAGTGAGTATACCTTTGATATCTCCTATGGACATTCAATTATTGGGGGAGAGTCAAAGCATCCTGAAAAAATTTATGAAATCATATCAGAAGAAATAAATAGAATAAAGAGTAATGGTTTAAATAAAGAAGACTTTGAAAGGGTTAAGAAAAAGTCTATTGGACAGCATATTAGTTCCTATAATTCAGTTGAATTCATTGGAAATACCTTTACTTCATATTATTTCAAAGGAATAAATCTTTTTGATTATATTACTGAACTCACAAATTTAGACTTTGAAAGTGTTTCAAAAAGATTTAATGATCATTTTAATCTTGATAAAAGTGTTTTATCTTTGATTAAACCTAATAAATAG
- a CDS encoding insulinase family protein: protein MLKILEQTELSKSVRLHVIKSNKFKTNLIGVYIRRPLKKEEATKNALLSMLLTKGIKEYPSFLELNRKLEDLYGGILISDVAKKGEKHILKIKMQLPNSKYINNKDILKEGLQIINGVLNKQVIHDGGFKKESFLQEKANLREKIEGRINDKMRFAVDRCVEVMCEDENYSIYEYGSVEDLDKIDEKGLYEYYQNVLCTSPMDIFIVGDVEEDKVKELFKETLQFKRDDIITMPREEISKKITDIKEAEDRFNINQGKLTLGYRTNIPYDSELYESSIIFSNILGGGPNSKLFKNVREKESLCYYIFSRIDKFKSIMLVGSGVEFENFEKTKKLVIEEVDSLKDGNFTEEDIDIAKKSIITSIESLTDTPNVLMDFLYSQILSDSLDNIENIIEKIKSADKESILAAGKKFELDTIYFLSKEEEGR, encoded by the coding sequence TTGCTAAAAATACTTGAGCAAACGGAATTAAGTAAATCTGTTAGATTACATGTTATAAAATCTAATAAATTTAAAACAAATTTGATAGGTGTATATATTAGAAGACCCTTGAAAAAAGAAGAAGCCACAAAAAATGCTTTGTTATCTATGCTTTTAACAAAGGGAATAAAGGAATATCCCTCTTTTCTTGAGCTTAATAGAAAACTTGAGGATTTATATGGCGGGATATTGATTAGTGATGTGGCCAAAAAAGGTGAAAAGCATATATTGAAGATTAAAATGCAGCTTCCAAATAGTAAGTATATTAATAACAAGGATATTTTAAAAGAGGGACTACAAATAATCAATGGAGTGCTTAATAAGCAGGTTATCCATGATGGTGGGTTTAAAAAGGAAAGTTTCCTACAGGAAAAGGCTAATCTAAGGGAAAAAATTGAAGGTAGAATTAATGATAAAATGAGATTTGCAGTGGATAGATGCGTTGAGGTAATGTGTGAGGATGAGAATTACAGCATATATGAATATGGTAGTGTAGAGGATTTAGATAAGATTGATGAAAAAGGTTTATATGAATATTATCAAAATGTTTTATGCACTTCTCCTATGGACATATTTATAGTAGGTGACGTTGAGGAGGATAAAGTAAAAGAGCTTTTTAAAGAGACACTACAATTTAAAAGAGACGATATCATAACTATGCCTAGGGAAGAGATATCAAAGAAAATTACAGATATAAAAGAAGCAGAGGATAGATTTAACATAAATCAAGGTAAACTGACCCTCGGATATAGGACAAATATTCCATATGATAGTGAATTGTATGAAAGTTCTATAATATTTTCAAATATTTTGGGAGGCGGACCTAATTCAAAGCTTTTTAAAAATGTAAGGGAGAAGGAGAGTCTTTGCTACTATATCTTTTCTAGAATTGACAAATTTAAATCAATTATGCTTGTAGGTAGTGGTGTTGAGTTTGAAAACTTTGAGAAAACTAAAAAGCTAGTAATTGAGGAAGTGGATTCACTAAAGGATGGTAATTTTACTGAGGAAGACATTGATATTGCCAAGAAATCTATTATTACTTCTATAGAGTCCTTAACTGATACTCCAAATGTTCTCATGGACTTTCTATATTCTCAAATTTTAAGTGATTCACTTGATAATATAGAGAATATAATAGAAAAAATTAAATCGGCAGATAAAGAATCTATACTAGCAGCTGGAAAGAAATTTGAATTAGATACAATATACTTCCTTAGTAAAGAAGAGGAGGGAAGATAA